The sequence below is a genomic window from Phoenix dactylifera cultivar Barhee BC4 chromosome 16, palm_55x_up_171113_PBpolish2nd_filt_p, whole genome shotgun sequence.
AATTAGGTGGTGGCTGATGGAACAGTGGGATTGCCTGGTGTGGCTAAAAAGCTATCTTCTTTTTGCAATGGTTCATTGCTTAGGGCAAAAAGGAACTTTTTGAAGACTTGTTGAACATGGATGTACTGGGTATTTAAGATGGCACTGTAATGTTTAgtaatgaaagaaaaacatgTTACGGTCAAGTTTTTCGTCGATCAAAACTTGAATTCTTGTAGTGTTTTGATCTCGGAGAGGCATGATTGAGATCAACGCCCACATCTAGGTAATCACAAATTTCTCCCTTACTACGAAATACCTATTCTAGCATTAGATCTTTAGATAAATATTTAGATCTGGGGATCGATGATTGAGATCCTGAATATTAGGCTAAGCTTGGTGGTGTATAGCTGGATCTGAACCTTACCCTCAAGAGGCAAAATCACCGGCTCGCAGATCTAGGGTCACCATCTCTGTTTCAGATGGATCCTAGATAGTGGAGCCCTAAAAAGATCTTGCAACACGCTGGACCTTACATAATGTATGATATCCGACGAAAGTCTaataattcattaaaattattttaggtCCTTCTGTTGGGTAGAATATTTCAGATGAATAATGCTTCCATCGGCGAAATATATATTTGGATCCTACATATCAAAACCTGTAAGTGCCTTTATCTCTGGTAATTTTATCGTAAATGCTATATATATTGCATTATGATTCAGTGTTACATCGTTTAATATTCGAAATATTTGAAattgaaacttttgaaaatgATTTATACATATTTATCCAATTACCTTGGATGCTTGTATGAAaggataatttaaaaattatggatCAAGCATCAAGCATCCGTCCAATTCGAGCATGATTATGAATATAACAAATTATTTGCATATCTAAAATTGTATCTGAATAATTCATCAAACCACCTGGTAGCAATGCAAAACCTGGTTCCAGTGGTGGATCAATTAATTAATGTCTCTCTTATCTAACCCCTCGCTgcgtgtttttttcttttcttatttttttttcttttattccacTCTAAGGCCGGCGAGGGAGACAAAATCTCATCCTCTCGGCGTGCATGACATGCCAAGTGGCAAGACCCTCCCTCATGGTGTGAGCCCCGGCAGCTCCACCCACGGAGACCAACACGGGATGGGGATGGGGCCGGGCAGCACAAATATTGCGTGCGCTCCTCCTTCCCAACCCCACCCACCTCACCGACACCAAACACCTCTCAGAACAACTGCTTGCTCTACACGTACGGTGCGGGCCCCCACTCTACTACGATCGACCAACTGTTACCGGACACCACAGCACAGGAGGCTGGATGCTGTGCTGCTCCACACAGCTGAGCACAACTCATCCATCGTCGTCCAGGATCCATCGCATCCCGCCCCACCCTATATATCGTCGTCCCCACCTACATCCATCATCGCCGAGCCTTTTCCCCTTTTCCCTCGATCCTCCGTCACGAGCCCAACGTGCCCCCTGCTTCCTTTATCAGAGCCCGATCGAATTAATGCCCGACCACCATGATGGACtcgaaaggaggaggaggcggcgccggcgccggcgccggcggGGGTGGGGGGCCGAGGGGGGACGCAGGGAAGCGTGCTGCCTCGGCAGGCCAGTCGGCGCCGTGCGGGGCGTGCAAGTTCCTGCGCCGCAAGTGCGTGAGCGGGTGTTTGTTCGCGCCGCACTTCGGGACGGAGCAGGGGGCGGCGCGGTTCGCGGCGGTGCACAAGGTGTTCGGAGCGAGCAACGTGTCCAAGCTGCTGGCGCACGTGCCGGCGGGGCGGCGGGGGGACGCGGTGCTCACCATCTGCTACGAGGCGCAGGCCAGGCTCGCCGACCCCGTCTATGGATGCGTCTCCACCATTCTTGCCCTCCAGCATCAGGTTCTCTGACTAAATACTAAATATATCGGCGCATGCATGGATGCATGAAGTCGATCGATATATCGATGAAACAATTATTATTAATTCCGACAACCTTCTCTATATTCTCTTTGCTTCAGAGACCGTTGATTATGATATAAATTGCACATATTCGACAACAACCAACTCAagtccttctttcttctcattctcttcctctcttgatTATTTAAGGTGGCAGCGCTGCAAGCCGAGATATCGATCGTGCAGTCTCAGCTAATAAATAGCCGATTGGCGATTGCCGGTGCCCTTCATCAGGGAACGCAGCAGCTGCAGCACATCGCAGTGCTGCAGCCAGCCTACTCCAGCAACTCCTCGACTTGCCATAATATGGCGGATCTGAGCAGCTTCGCCTCCGGCTTAGACCTCGGCGATACCGAGCCGGCTTCAAGAGGTTTCGAGCCACTGCAGCTCTCGcatgaggaggaggaagaggaggacagTCGCAATCCGGCCGCTTTTGCCAGCAGTGTCTTTCATCCAAAATAAGCTTGAGCTGCAGTTCTAGCAAAAAAGAGTATATTGGACGCACCCTAATTAAGAGTAAAAGTTTTTTCAAAACCAAAAGTACTGTTATGATATAATAAGCGTGCGCCATGTTCTTTTGTCTGAGGTTAATTTTCAGCAAACTAAACTACCAAGCAGAAAGATGCTGCTTGCGTTTTCGCGAAGCCGAATGCCATTTGCTGCCACAAcctcaaattttgatttaattaagtTTCGGAACCTATGTTTAAGTGGGACCCTCGAAGTGCGACGCTGATTCGCACGAGCAACTGCAATTAATTAACGATACTTACCTATATTGCTTCTTGGAGCGTCAGGTTTGCACTTccctaattaaaattaaaaggatataaagaacatttctttatcaTGTTTTACAAAAGTAGATTCTCTTTTCAAATGAGTAGATCTGCATGGTTAGCCATTTTGTGTTCAGCAAAAATTCGGATACATGTCTGTACGTATTGGCATCCATATAAATATATGGACTGTTTAAATTTTTAGTAGACTTTGATTTATGAGCTTCAAATACGGAAGGAATTATACTTAAACCACTATCTCAGGTAGACTATTACATCAACTGCGGGAAAGCACTATTCTAAAATTTGCATCACAAAATTTCACACTAACACAATGAAAAGCATCGTAGATGCGTCGccaagttttatatatatatatatatatatatatatatatatatatatatatatatatatattctaaaaATTATAGTATATATAATCTGAACAAAATCTATACATAAATGATCATAACCTACATAATAAAACATGTATAACAAAACCTATATAACAAATATCATATATCAAAATGGCCAATATGTACAATATCAAACAAAATTATCCACTATAACTCCAAAAAATCGAAAagcataaatatgtatataatatctaaaactcaaaaaaaaaagtcaagctTTGGTAGCATCGTCATCATGATCAGCATCTCTACGACTGCTGAATCCATTGGGAacctataataaaaatatagaaaacttTAAAAATTGAGAATAGAAAAATCACAATCTATTATAAATCATTAACTATATATGAAAATATGCATGATACTTATACAAAAGATATAAATAGAAGTAGTTATTTACTTAAGGTAGGACAAACCTCTGCACTAAGACTGTGACCTAGTCAAACTGAGCCCTAATGGTATGAGTATCTATCTCATAGGTTTGCTTCGAGTTCTGCACCTTTGTCTCATTACTTTACCTTATATTCTCCATCTATATCTCTAGCCTACGAACCTCTACAATGGTACTACTCTATCCAAACATATTCTTGATATAAATATTCACTACAGACAACTAAGTATGGGTAACTCTAACCCTGTAATCCTGCACTCAACCATATCATTTTGATCCCATTAATTTGGTAAAGACTTGGGCTTCAACACTACCAGTTTTTCAAATGATGATGTCTCGCTCGCACTTTCAACAAAAAGAGAAATAGTTGTATCCTGcattttaagaaaaaagttgcatataaaaaaaaaaatatgaaactaTAAATAAATGAACAAATCCATTCTCAATACATACCACAAAATATAACTGAGTGGATCCTAAATATCGAAATCAGACGAGCTCTGGACAGTACTGCAGCATGACAACTATCGTGTGATGAATTTCCTCCGACTACATATGTAAAAAAATTAGGGAGaactaaaataaataaacacaATATGTGgattataagaaaaaaaaggaggtaagaTTGGTCATCCAAACCTTAAGAGATCCAAGTTGCAGCCAACCGAAGATGAAGATCCCCAGAACCCTAAGCATATGGCGGAGGAGCGGATAAAAGCCCCTAGCTAATTGAGTGGCTGAGAAGATGCCGCCATTGCCACCTGGATCAGGTGAGAGAGAACGAGCAGGATGGCACTGTGAGAGagagtctctgcgagagagctCGTCGATGGAGGCATGAGGTTGGAGGTTCGAGGAGAGTCGATGCGAGGGAGAGAGGCAATGCGAGATAGGAGAAAGGGGATGGAGAAAAATGGGCGTAGACTTTTCACTCAACGATACTTAGAAGCATCGTCCAATATTGAAGAATCTTCCCAATGCTTCTGAATAAGTGTCGAAAATGTCAAAAATAAGCAATGCTAATAAGTGTCGCCAGTTAACTTTTCCAGCTAGCCCACAAACGAGGTAATTTGAGTCTTACAATGTTTAAcaacatttttaatttttgaagctTTTAGAAAGTTTCGCGAAGTTTAGGCATGCTAAAAAAATTTCCGAGCAAAACAAAGCCGCAAAAAGCTAGTTTTCCTGTAGTGATCCATTTCATCAAACAGTCCACTGCAACCATGGTGATAGATTAGAGGACGAAGAAGGTACATCGTATAGAGGGttaaaagatagatcaagaaatATGAAGTTGGGAATTAATCTGGAGAAAAATGGCATCATGGGCAAACGAGGCGGGGGAAAGGAGAGGAGACATGAAAAGAAGGGAATGTTGAAGGGATCATGAGCTTGTATATCAATCGTTCAGCGAGAGGTGGAGTTTGCGAGTTGGAATATTAATTCCATTGCCCTGCTCTCCACAGATAAAAATCACATGACCAATGCCAACaaaggaagaggaggtggcAGAAAAATACTCGTACATTTCCATCAGGTGAATCAGAATTAGGATCAGCTCCCGGACAAAAGGATCATTCATCCTCATAACGAGAGGTAAAAGTGATAACTTTACCTTCTTCTCTAATACATTTTCTGAAGTTAATAGTCCAAGGAACAATTTTTCAAAGGcaatgtgacttctctctttgtagaaggaaaaaaaatactgtATCGAGAAGAACATAGCAATTCTAAATACTAGATCAAATGCTTAGACCATATATCTCGCTGTCCGCACGTTGGTCGTTATtcaaatttccaaaaaaaattgttcCTTCAAAAATATCTTTAACCTTCTAACCTTTCACAGGATAAACTTATAAGGTCTTGTTTCATCTTGGCAGCAGCCATCCCACAAAGATGGCTAAGACATCAGACTTCCGGAACTGGTATGTTATCTGAACCATACATTCCATATCATTGAAATTATACTACGGCTCTCAATATGCCGTAGCCGCGGTTGCAGATGGGGGTGCTGGCATGCGCTTGGCAGGGCGCAATGGAGGGCTTGATGTGTGCCAAAACTTGTAGAGCTCCTTGATAATTTGGAATCACCATGGTGGTGGGGATTGGGTGGATGCCTAGTTAGGGTATTAAGGAGGGAATGGTTAACTTCTACAGAGCATGGTTGTGGCATAATGTTGGCATGGCAGCGAACTACCAGGACGTATGCGGACACATGAGGAGTCCATACAAATTGAGGAGGGACATGGTGCTTGGGGTATGCTCTTGGCTCCCCCGGGCATGTAGGACAGACCTAGCATGGCACAATTCTGGAGCAAGGCGGTGCCATTCCCGGATGGTCTTGTGCAGAGATGTCTGgtgtaatatttttcttttttttgcttaggCATGTCTGTTGTAATATTGATTGGACGAGTTAACCACATTGCACAGCAAGGATGTCCGCAAAGTTTTACCTTAGGAACTTGTCCAGGCTATCCTGTGCTTGCTTAATCCCTATGGTTGAGCACCGATAAATCCAAGAATGGGTTTGGCCTATCCGTAACAGGCAAGTCTCATGGGCATTGTAGAGTGTGGTGTCCTGTAAGAATTATTGGTTGATCGTGCAGCACAAGTGTAGCTGCTAGAATATTGGTCAGAGCATGTGCCTTGGACGAGATGTCGACTTTCAAATGCTTGGCTAAGGCTACACAGTTGATGATGGTAAGTACACGGCTAGGTTAAGAGAATGAAAGCAAGTATGATGATTTAGAGATGATTGAAGAGAATGGTTGGTGGCTAAGGCAATGGATACAACGACCCAAGGCCAATCCCTTGTCTCTAGGTCATTACATAAGGCCGCAGTCCGATTGTTTAGGAGTCCAAAATAGGAAGGAAAAGTAGTTAGCTTTACATACCGACCGCCCTACGTATCTAAACAGATTGTACATGGAATCTAGATTGAGATTTAAGAGGAGGCCTCATATTGCTGCCGCTGCTGCTTATTTTTTCTTACATCCTGCACTTTCTGctactctctttttctttacatATTTCTGCCGCTATTCATCTTCTTTATGTTGATGCACCGCATGCTATCAAAATCTTATCCATTACagtttcatcattctcaatttcCTTACTGCTGTTTTTTTCTTGGCTGCTAATTTATCACTAGCTAGATCAGATTTATTCTATGCTTGACCTTGATCTGATATAAAAAAGCTTCCTTTTcacttctaatctcattagaccAGTCTTAATCTTAAGTTCACCTAGTTTGACATCCTCTCAATCCTAGAAACTCTTACGTTTTCAGACCTACCAAAATCCGAGGGCTAATACACAAACTCCCTCTCTCCACTATAATTGGCATCCAATTCAGATCTGCACTATTTCTCAGTTCCGGACAGCAGGCATCAAGAACTTTTAAATCATAAGAGACCTTGTCCTTTTTTATGCATGTCACTGCTTGTACACAGTGCTTGACTCTAGTGTCCTACATCACATACTGGAGATACCCAACAAAGAACTTTGAATAAGAAGTTCGTCCAAACTTGACAACCCACATGCCAATGACACTTTTGATGACCAATTATGGAACTGGATTGAGCATCAAATCAACGTCCCAAACTGACTGATATTGTTACGCTCCTATGGCTCTAGTCTTTTCCTGCATCAAGGTGGATAACATTAAAATGGAGATGGAAACATTGTGCTAGTCAATCATCAGTGCTACGGAACAAGTATACCTGACATTCTCATCCGTCAGAAATATGCAAAGGAGATAGGTGAGTAATCCATGAATAATGGCCATGGCACTTTCGAACTAGAGTCCTTCATACTCTTATGGAGTCAGAAAGCAGCATCAAGTTTCTTCTGAAGGCAACATACCATAGCAAACAGAGCTTCCACAGAAGCAATGCTGGCCGTA
It includes:
- the LOC120104103 gene encoding LOB domain-containing protein 20-like, yielding MDSKGGGGGAGAGAGGGGGPRGDAGKRAASAGQSAPCGACKFLRRKCVSGCLFAPHFGTEQGAARFAAVHKVFGASNVSKLLAHVPAGRRGDAVLTICYEAQARLADPVYGCVSTILALQHQVAALQAEISIVQSQLINSRLAIAGALHQGTQQLQHIAVLQPAYSSNSSTCHNMADLSSFASGLDLGDTEPASRGFEPLQLSHEEEEEEDSRNPAAFASSVFHPK